The following are encoded together in the Actinoplanes sp. N902-109 genome:
- the recF gene encoding DNA replication/repair protein RecF translates to MYVRRVELTDFRSYERVAVDLEPGVAVLVGQNGMGKTNLIEALGYVATLDSHRVATDAPLVRAGASAAVIRCAIVHDGRELLVELEIVPGKANRARLNRSPVRRSREILGALRMVLFAPEDLELVRGDPGERRRYLDDLLVARQPRYAGVRADYDRVVKQRNALLRTAYLTRKVGGTRGQDLSTLAVWDQHLAQHGAELLAGRLELVAALGPHLTKAYDAVAAGRTSAAITYAARLGDDLSPDRPALEQALLASLEERRSAEIERGVTLVGPHRDDLALTLGQLPAKGYASHGESWSFALALRLAAYDLLRTDGIEPVLVLDDVFAELDSGRRERLAALVADAAQLLVTCAVPEDVPATLQGARYDVGPGTVDRV, encoded by the coding sequence CGAACCCGGCGTTGCCGTGCTGGTCGGCCAGAACGGCATGGGCAAGACGAACCTGATCGAAGCCCTGGGTTATGTGGCCACTCTGGACAGTCACCGGGTGGCCACCGACGCGCCGCTGGTCCGGGCCGGTGCCAGTGCGGCCGTGATCCGTTGCGCGATCGTCCACGATGGTCGTGAGCTGCTGGTCGAGCTCGAGATCGTGCCCGGCAAGGCCAACCGGGCGCGGCTCAACCGGTCGCCCGTACGACGGTCCCGGGAGATCCTGGGCGCGCTGCGCATGGTGCTCTTCGCGCCGGAGGACCTCGAGCTCGTACGAGGGGACCCGGGCGAACGCCGTCGTTACCTGGACGATCTGCTCGTGGCCCGGCAGCCGCGCTATGCCGGGGTGCGGGCCGATTACGACCGCGTCGTGAAGCAACGCAACGCGCTGCTGCGCACGGCGTACCTGACCCGCAAGGTCGGTGGCACCCGGGGGCAGGACCTGTCGACGCTTGCCGTCTGGGACCAGCACCTCGCCCAGCACGGCGCGGAACTGCTGGCCGGCCGGCTGGAACTGGTCGCCGCTCTCGGGCCGCATCTGACCAAGGCCTACGACGCGGTCGCGGCGGGCCGGACCTCGGCCGCCATCACGTACGCCGCCCGGCTCGGCGACGATCTGAGCCCCGACCGCCCCGCGCTTGAGCAGGCGTTGCTCGCCTCCCTCGAGGAGCGCCGGTCGGCGGAGATCGAGCGCGGCGTCACCCTGGTCGGCCCGCATCGCGACGACCTGGCCCTCACGCTGGGGCAACTTCCCGCCAAGGGGTACGCCAGCCATGGTGAGTCCTGGTCGTTCGCGCTGGCCCTGCGGCTGGCGGCGTACGACTTGCTGCGCACCGACGGCATCGAGCCGGTGCTGGTCCTCGACGACGTGTTCGCCGAGCTGGACTCCGGTCGCCGGGAGCGGCTCGCGGCCCTGGTCGCGGACGCCGCCCAGTTGCTCGTGACCTGTGCCGTGCCCGAGGATGTCCCGGCGACCC